A segment of the Mangrovimonas sp. YM274 genome:
TGCGTATTGTAATGTTATCGATTACCTAAGGGTTTTGAAATTGGATAATTTGATGTGAATTTTTACAATTTATAAAAAAATTAGCCTAAAAATAGATAATTAAAAAAAAATGGATCTATTATTTGCTACTAATATAATATTTTTTTGAAAAAAATTTGGTTGCTCATGACATTTTAATTAGGTTTGGGTAATCGATTGCATTTGTGAATAGAAATTTAAGAAATCTGAAATGAACAATATATTAAAAGCACATCTATCTAAGCTTAGTTTTAGTAATCTCGTAATGTTTGTGTTTGTGATGATAGTGTGCTTTTTTTCATGTGGTGAAAAAAAGCAACAAACTGTAAGTAGCACCCCGGAAGGTAGTCCATGGACTGCAATGCAAAAGATTGTTGCCGAGGTAAAAGCGCCTAGTTTTCCGGAGGCTACATTTAATATTTTGGAGTATGGGGCTGTGGCAGATGGAACTGCAGATAATACGGAGGCTTTTAGGAAAGCTATTATGGAATGTTCTCAAAAGGGCGGAGGGAAAGTTGTAGTGCCTTCAGGACAATATTTGACGGGGCCTATTCATTTGGAGGATAATGTCAATCTGCACTTGGAAGCTGGTGCCGAAATTTTGTTCAGCACGAATCCTAAAGATTATCCGTTGGTGCATACTTCTTACGAAGGGATTGAATTGATGAATTATTCCCCTTTAATTTATGCTTATCAAAAAAAGAATATTGCCATTACAGGTGAAGGAACTCTAAATGGACAGGCTTCCAACGACAATTGGTGGCCATGGTGTAAAAAGGAGGAGTATGGTTGGAAAGAAGGGATGGCTTCCCAGCGTGATAGTTTGAATTTACCTAGATTGATGGAAATGGGAGAAACGGGAGTTCCTGTTGCCGAACGTGTTTTTGGTGAAGGGCACTATTTGCGTCCAACGTTTTTAGAGCCTTTTGAGTGTAGCAATGTGCTTATTCAGGGAGTGAAAATTGTCAATGCGCCTTTTTGGGTGATTCACCCGATAAAGTCTAATGACGTCATTGTAGATGGAGTAACGGTGGAAAGTCACGGGCCTAACAATGATGGTTGCGATCCTGAATATTCTAAAAATGTCATCATCAAAAACTGTGTATTCAATACCGGGGATGACTGCATTGCTATTAAGGCAGGAAGAGATGCTGAAGGACGTAGGGTTGCCATTAAAAGTGAAAATATTGTGGTGCAAAACTGTAAAATGATTGACGGACATGGAGGTGTCGTAATTGGTAGCGAAATGTCGGCAGGAGTTTCCAATGTATATGTGGAAAACTGTAGCATGGATAGTCCACATTTGGATCGTGCTATTCGCATTAAAACCAATTCCAGAAGAGGTGGTGTGGTAGATGGTGTCTATGTTAGAAATGTAGAAGTTGGTCAAGTTAAAGAAGCCGTTTTAAGAGTGAATCTGTTTTATGCAACCTATGCCAATCAAACAGGGGAATTTATACCAACGGTAAAAAATATTTACTTAGAAAATATGACGGTTAAGAATGGCGGGAAATTTGGCATTTTGGCCAAAGGGTTTCCAGAGTCTCCAGTGCAAAATGTTACATTGAAAGATGTCGTTATAGAGCAAGTGGATTCGGTTTATTCTTTAGAAAATGTGGAAAATATAAAGTTTATCAATACGCACATCAATGGGGAGCTTATCAAGAACTAAATGCCTTAAGATGAGCGAAAAGAAGTAGTGTTAAAAAAATACGGAAGGAGTTTCTATGGGATATTTAAATCATTTAGAAATAAAAGATTTCAATGGTCATTTAGTATCGGTTGTCCCTAAAATCCAGCCTGTCAATAGTATTGTAATTGCATTGTTTGTTAGAGGTTAAATTAGATGCAATTAGAGTGTTTGCATATTTGAATTAGTTGGATAGGAGCTTGATATAGAATTATCAAGCTCCTGTTGTTTGCAAGAAGTAACCTGAAAGTAGTCATGAAAATAGTGTTTAAAATTGTATTTGTGTTGTTTTCAATGGGGAATGCCATGGCGCAGTATACGGTACCTTTAGATACTAGTTACACCTCTCAAAGTGCCTTTTTAAAGGCTCAAAAAAAATATCCAGCTGTTGAATTAGTGACCTTGAAAGAGAGATCTAAAGTTAACGAGCAAAGAGATATTGTTTATAAGATTATTGAAGGGCGGGCGCTACATTTGGATGCGTTTTCAAAGTCACAAAAAACAATTAAGCCGGCAATTATTTTAGTCCATGGTGGTGGATGGAAATCTGGTAATAGAACTATGTTGCAACCATTGGCGCAACAATTGGCAGAAAAAGGGTGGGTTTCCTTTACCGTTGAATATCGATTGTCGCTAGAAGCGCAATTCCCGGAAGGCATCAAAGATGTCAAGTCGGCTGTGAAATATGTAAGGAAAAATGCAGAGGACTTTGGAGTGGATGCGTCCAAAATGGCTGTTTTGGGTTGCTCTTCAGGAGCTCAAATGGCCTCGCTAATTGCAGCTACTAATGGAAATTCTGAATTTGATGATGTAGATTATCTGCCGGAAATCTCTTCCAATGTTGAAGCGCTGATTAATATTGATGGAATTTTGGCGTTTCATCATCCTATATCTGAGGAAGGTACTTTAGCTTCGGAATGGTTGGGAGGCACTTACCAAGAGCGTCCCGAAATTTGGCATCAGGCTTCGGCACTTTCACACGTAAGTAGAAACACAACGCCTTCACTATTTATCAAAAGTGACTTTGACAGATTTCAAGCAGGAAGAGAAGAGTTTGTTGCTGTTTTAAAGCAAAATAATATATATTATGAAGTGAAATCCATACACAATGCACCGCATACCTTTTGGTTGTTTCAGCCTTGGTTTGATGAGGTTTTGGAATGTGTGGATCAATTTTTAAAAACCGTATTTTCCAACAATTAAAACTAAATTATTATGAGAAGAATTAGCGCCATACTCCTTTTGATGATGTTCTTTGGGGTGTCCTGTAAAGATAAATCAGCTCCAAAAGAAGCAGAAGCAACTCAAGAAACCGAAGTGGTAAAAGAGGTAGTTGAAACTCCTAAAACCTATGCAGAGATTTCCATTGCAGAAGGAGGGGAGTGGATAGATGGTCCTAGAGATCATAAGGAATATAGTGGCGGAACGTCATTTAAAAATGTAACATCCTTAAAAGTTCCTGAACAACATACGGATCATTCTTGGTATATCCGTTATGAAGGTCCAGGTTGGGAAAGTAGTAAAGTGGGTTACAGACTGTATCTGGATTGGAGAAATGCCATTGACATTTTTGGAAAGGTAACCGATGAGATGGTCTTGTCTCAAGTGGGGCAGGATGGCTTTGATTCGTACCATGAATTGCAGTCTTGGGGAATGGACATCTTAAAGGCCGGGAAATCTATGGGAATAGGTTCTTTGGGGAGATATGATGGTACGGAAGTGCTGCACTTCAATGAGGTGGATTCTACGTTTGCCAATGTTGAGAATATGGCAAACATGTCTGTGGTGAATGTAGATTATTTTGGATGGAAAACCATGGATGATAAAATCGATTTAAAATCGCAATTGAGCATTCAGCCTGATAGTAGAATGACTAAACATACTATGACGCCTTCAAAAGCGATTTCAGGAATTTGTACCGGTATTGTAAAATTTGATGGCATTGATTTGATCCAGAAGGAAAGCGATACTTCAGATTGGGCCTACATTGCTACTTATGGAGAGCAAAGCTTAGTGCCAGATAATTTGGGGATGGCTGTATTTTATAAAAAGTCAACAGTGGAACAAGTTGTAGAAGGACCTCATGATCATTTGGTAGTGTTTAAACCAACAACAGAAGCAGTATCCTTTTACTTCTTAGGTGCTTGGGAAAAAGAAAAAGATGGCATTACTACAAAAGAAGGTTTCTTGACTTATTTAGATGGGCTTTTGTCGGAATTAAATAACAATACCTTGTAATGAAAAGAGGTGCCCAAATGTTTCTTTTTGGATGGCTTTTTGTAGGAGTCCAAATGCTTTGTGCACAAGAAGCATCATTCACTATTGAGGATTGTGTTAATACCTTTTCAAAAGACCAAACAGTGTCTACCAAGGTGGGTTATCAATATTGGTTTGTAGATAAGGATTTCCTAGACGGAAGGACCATTAAAATGAGTGTGGTGGCACCAGGAAAATCAACCCATGCGCCTCATAAACATGTCGAAGATGAATTCTTTTATGTTCTGGAAGGGACAGCCAGATTTCATTTAGATGGAAAGGAAGTAGTGGTAGGTGCCAATACCAGTTTGTATTGTCCGTCAAACAGCATGCACGGTATTAGTAATGCCGGAGAAACCGAATTGAAATATTTGGTGATTAAAAAATATGAGAAATAACAAATGAAAAAGTATGTAAAATCAGTTCTTGTTCTCGCCGTTTTAATGGGGGCAATGAGCTGTAAAGAAAATAAAAAGGAGGTTGTAACTGCAGAAGAACCTCAAAAAGAAATGACAATTCCAAAGAATTTAAAATGGTCTGAGCGTATGGCCTTGTCCGAAATTGTGCGTTTTCCAGATCCTACTACGCTTGATTTTCGTGATAAGCCAAGATGGAGCTATACCAACGGATTGGTGTTGCAGGCCATGTCTAGGGTTTATGAGCAAAATCATGATGAACGCTTGTTTGATTACATCTACGATTATGCCAACCGGATGATTGCTGAAGATGGAACGATTGATACCTATAAGCTTAGTAATTATAATTTGGATATGATTAAATCTGGAGATGCCGTGTATTATTTGTACAATAAAAAGCAGGAACCCAGATTTAAAATGGCCATGGACACCCTTCATAAGCAATTGGAGGGGCAGCCTACGACTTCAGAGGGAGGCTATTGGCATAAAAAGATCTATCCGTACCAAATGTGGTTGGACGGAGTTTTTATGGCAGAGCCTTTTCATGCCAAGTATACCACAACATTTATGGATGGTGCCGAGGCAGCAAAAACTTTTGACAAAATCGTGCTTCAATTTGATTTAATTGAAAAGTACAATAGAGATCCTAAAACAGGACTATACTATCATGGTTGGGATGAAAGCAAAGAGCAAAAGTGGGCCGACAAGGAAACTGGTCTGTCCCAAAACTTTTGGTCCCGCGGTATGGGCTGGTATGGCATGGCTTTAGTGGATGTATTGGATTATTTGCCAGAAACCCACCCGGGAAGAGAGCGAATTATCAACTACCTAAACCAATACGCCGAGGCTATTGTGAAATATCAAGACAAGAGCGGTACTTGGTATCAAGTATTGGACATGCCTGAAAGAGAAGGAAATTATTTGGAGGCTACAGGTAGTTGCATGTTCACCTATGCCTTGGCTAAAGGTGTTAACAAGGGCTATTTGCCAAAATCATATGTAACCTATGCTCAAAAAGGGTTTCAGGGTGTTTTGGACACCTTTGTGAGTGTGGAAACCGATGGCATGGTAAATCTTAATAAGTGTTGTGCCGTAGCAGGTTTGGGAGGAAATCCTTATCGTGACGGTACTTTTGAATACTACATCGGAGAAAAAATTAGAGCTAATGATCCTAAGGGAACCGGACCTTTTATCATGGCTGCTTTGGAGTTGAATCAATAATCAAAAAGCTTTCCTCAAATTTATGAAACTAGCAATTAGTTTATTTTTATCCTGCTTATACTTGGGTCTTTCTGCACAAAATTCCACACCATTATCTCAGGTTTGGGTAGCGGACAATGGTGATGGAACCTATAAAAACCCAATCCTTCATGCCGATTATTCCGACCCTGATGTTGTAAGGGTGGGTGACGATTATTATATGACCTCCTCATCGTTTAATTGTTTGCCTGGCTTACCCATTTTACATTCCAAGGATTTAGTGAATTGGGAATTGATCAATTATGCATTGCCAAAACAGCCACCTTATGAGGTGTTTGATAAGCCACAACATGGAAATGGGGTTTGGGCGCCCTGCATTCGATATCATGATGGTGAATTTTACATTTACTATCCCGATCCGGATTATGGTATTTACATGGTGAAGACTAAAGATCCTAAAGCTAACTGGTCTGAGCCTATTTTGGTAAAAGGCGGAAAAGGTTTGATTGATCCAACACCTCTTTGGGACGATGATGGCCAAGTCTATTTAGCCTATGCATTTGCAGGAAGTAGAGCAGGGATTAAAAGTCTACTGGTAATTTGTACCATGAACGTCGAAGGCACAATCGCCAATGATGATGAGGTCATGATTATAGACGGACATGAGGAAGAACCAACAATAGAAGGACCTAAATTTTACAAACACAATGGCTATTACTATATTTTTGCACCTGCAGGTGGAGTGGCAACTGGGTGGCAAACTGTGCTGAGGTCTAAGCAAATTTATGGGCCTT
Coding sequences within it:
- a CDS encoding glycoside hydrolase family 105 protein codes for the protein MKKYVKSVLVLAVLMGAMSCKENKKEVVTAEEPQKEMTIPKNLKWSERMALSEIVRFPDPTTLDFRDKPRWSYTNGLVLQAMSRVYEQNHDERLFDYIYDYANRMIAEDGTIDTYKLSNYNLDMIKSGDAVYYLYNKKQEPRFKMAMDTLHKQLEGQPTTSEGGYWHKKIYPYQMWLDGVFMAEPFHAKYTTTFMDGAEAAKTFDKIVLQFDLIEKYNRDPKTGLYYHGWDESKEQKWADKETGLSQNFWSRGMGWYGMALVDVLDYLPETHPGRERIINYLNQYAEAIVKYQDKSGTWYQVLDMPEREGNYLEATGSCMFTYALAKGVNKGYLPKSYVTYAQKGFQGVLDTFVSVETDGMVNLNKCCAVAGLGGNPYRDGTFEYYIGEKIRANDPKGTGPFIMAALELNQ
- a CDS encoding DUF4861 family protein, which produces MRRISAILLLMMFFGVSCKDKSAPKEAEATQETEVVKEVVETPKTYAEISIAEGGEWIDGPRDHKEYSGGTSFKNVTSLKVPEQHTDHSWYIRYEGPGWESSKVGYRLYLDWRNAIDIFGKVTDEMVLSQVGQDGFDSYHELQSWGMDILKAGKSMGIGSLGRYDGTEVLHFNEVDSTFANVENMANMSVVNVDYFGWKTMDDKIDLKSQLSIQPDSRMTKHTMTPSKAISGICTGIVKFDGIDLIQKESDTSDWAYIATYGEQSLVPDNLGMAVFYKKSTVEQVVEGPHDHLVVFKPTTEAVSFYFLGAWEKEKDGITTKEGFLTYLDGLLSELNNNTL
- a CDS encoding cupin domain-containing protein, which gives rise to MKRGAQMFLFGWLFVGVQMLCAQEASFTIEDCVNTFSKDQTVSTKVGYQYWFVDKDFLDGRTIKMSVVAPGKSTHAPHKHVEDEFFYVLEGTARFHLDGKEVVVGANTSLYCPSNSMHGISNAGETELKYLVIKKYEK
- a CDS encoding alpha/beta hydrolase, which gives rise to MKIVFKIVFVLFSMGNAMAQYTVPLDTSYTSQSAFLKAQKKYPAVELVTLKERSKVNEQRDIVYKIIEGRALHLDAFSKSQKTIKPAIILVHGGGWKSGNRTMLQPLAQQLAEKGWVSFTVEYRLSLEAQFPEGIKDVKSAVKYVRKNAEDFGVDASKMAVLGCSSGAQMASLIAATNGNSEFDDVDYLPEISSNVEALINIDGILAFHHPISEEGTLASEWLGGTYQERPEIWHQASALSHVSRNTTPSLFIKSDFDRFQAGREEFVAVLKQNNIYYEVKSIHNAPHTFWLFQPWFDEVLECVDQFLKTVFSNN
- a CDS encoding glycoside hydrolase family 28 protein is translated as MNNILKAHLSKLSFSNLVMFVFVMIVCFFSCGEKKQQTVSSTPEGSPWTAMQKIVAEVKAPSFPEATFNILEYGAVADGTADNTEAFRKAIMECSQKGGGKVVVPSGQYLTGPIHLEDNVNLHLEAGAEILFSTNPKDYPLVHTSYEGIELMNYSPLIYAYQKKNIAITGEGTLNGQASNDNWWPWCKKEEYGWKEGMASQRDSLNLPRLMEMGETGVPVAERVFGEGHYLRPTFLEPFECSNVLIQGVKIVNAPFWVIHPIKSNDVIVDGVTVESHGPNNDGCDPEYSKNVIIKNCVFNTGDDCIAIKAGRDAEGRRVAIKSENIVVQNCKMIDGHGGVVIGSEMSAGVSNVYVENCSMDSPHLDRAIRIKTNSRRGGVVDGVYVRNVEVGQVKEAVLRVNLFYATYANQTGEFIPTVKNIYLENMTVKNGGKFGILAKGFPESPVQNVTLKDVVIEQVDSVYSLENVENIKFINTHINGELIKN